The genomic region TAATTGTGTCTTTAACAAATTTGAGTTTGTAGACATACAGAGCAATGTTTCTTTTCAAgaacttgtatattttttagaagtGGGAAATATTTGGCAactaatcattatttttaaataatttgactgATTGatcaaatgtatttatatttattaacatttattttgaacCTAATCTTCTTAAAGATGGACTTGTGAAAATCATGAAACtaatcagaaacaaaaaatactataaaattttcattttgtgaagctggaattattttcattaaacatAGTTTCATGATATTATTGtgctttaattaattttattggactagagttgatttacaatgttgtgtttactttctgctatacagcaaagttaatcagttatacacataggTATATCCGTTcttcttttatgttcttttcccAATGGGTCATTAtagagtactgagcagagtttcctgtgttacaaagcaggtccttattagtatccattttatttataataggtTGTTTATGTCAATTTTAGTCTCCCAGTTTATGTCTCCCTcatttccccttggtaaccaaaAGTTCTTTTTATCTACATGTAaaactctattttcatttttgcaaataACCGAAATAGCAGACATTAGTGTTATCATAGATCTTATCCATGAATATTTCTGGTATCAACTTATGCATTATGTCTTTCAAGGGACTGTTATGCCTTTTTACTGCCCTGGACcatggaaaatagaaataatgtcaCTGTGTTTATTCTCTTGGGACTATCTCAAAATAAGAACTTTGAAATCTTCtgctttgtcttattttttattttcctacattgctattttggagaaggcaatggcaccccacttcagtactcttgcctggaaaatcccacggatggaggagcctggtaggctgcagtccatgggatcgctaagagtcggacacaactgagtgacttcactttcacttttcactttcatgcattggagaaagaaatggcaacccactccagtgttcttgcctggagaatcccagggacgggggagcctggtgggctgccacctatggggttgcacagagtcggacatgattgaagcgacttagcagcagcagcagcacattgctATTTAGATGGGAAATTTTCTCATAATGATTTCTATTAGATGGAGTCTTCTCATTGACCAACCTATGTATTTCTTCCTTAATTACCTCTCACTCTCTGACCTTTGCTACACATCAACGGTGACACCCAAACTAATGATTGATTTACTGGCAGAAAGGAAGACCATTTCCTATAGTAACTTCATGACACAGCTTTTTATCCTTCACTTCCTTGGAGCCATTGAGATTTTTATCCTCACAgggatggcctatgaccgctatgtggccatctgcaagcccctGCACTACACCATCATCATGAGCAGAGCAAAGTGTAAGACAATCATCATAGCTTGTTGTACTGGGGGACTGATACCCTCTGCCAGTCAGTTTCTtctcaccatctttttttttttttttttgattgctcATCTCATTTATTAAACCTTTTGTTTAACAAATCTCCTGTATATGTAgatgatttttagttttttgtttttttttacaaatgttgAAACAAATATAATCTCATAATTTTTGCAGACACCTGCATATTCTATAGGAAAGAAGCTTTAAAGTGAAATTTCAGAGATAAGTGATGAgtccatttttcttgtttttgatatGCATTACCAATCATCTTCAGGGCTTCCAAAGTGGTGCTAGTTTCATCTTTTTACCATTCTGTGGCCCCAGTGAGATTGATCACTACTTCTGTGATGTGTATCCTTTGCTGAAATTGGCTTGCATGGATATATACAGGATTGGTCTCCTGGTAGTTGTTAATTCAGGTCTGATTGCTTTGGTGACTTTTGTGATTTTGATGACTTCTTATTTTCTACACACAATCAGGGATTACCCTGCAGAGAGCTGCACCAAAGCTCTTTCCACTTGCAGTTTTCACATCACCATTGTGGTCCTCTTCTTTATGCCTGTCCTCTTCATCTACATTAGACCAGCTGAAACTTTTCCAGAAGACAAAGTGTTTACTTTTTTCTACACCATCATTGCTCCCATGTTCAACCCTCTGATCTATCTGTACATTGAGAAACTTGGAGATAAAGAATGCTGTGAAGAAAGTGTGGTATCATCAATTGCTTAAGAAAGGGCAGTAACAggcatgaaaaaaatatttcagaaagtcaCTTTAGGGCTAGAAATATCATGAGCCCTGGATAATATGGGATGATATACAAGGAGTTTACAGTGATTGCAAAAGCTGGGTATAGAATCTTCAGCATTTTCTCAGGTCTCTCCTGGTtgggaaatttaattttttttcatgtttattttccctcttttctcttcccaTACCTGTCTCAAGAATTCCTTAATTTGACATTGTATTTTGACtgtgcaataaaatattttatttcttcctatatatatatgaaaggtttttttttttcttttgaaatgcttAATTTTCTAGGAAATGGTAGGTGGAGAATAGTGGGAAGTGGAAGTATTGATAAGTTTTATTCAAATTTACTAGATTTGAGTAAAATAATTATGTCGgttcttaaagtgaaagtgacagtcatgtccagctctttgcagtcatgtccagctctttgtaacctgccatattcctctgtccatgaaattctggaggccagaatactggagtgggcaaccattctcttctccaggggatactctCCACCCAGAGATCTAACATGGGTCTCCTGttttgcatgcagattctttaccatctgagctaacagGCAAACCCTCTTAAAATATCAgaccaatataaaataagcacTCTTAATTACTGAAACATAAATTCTCTAGTAGCATATAGCCAATTCTCTCCTTTGGATTGTCAATCTTATTCTAGGCTGCTCTTAACAACATAAACTAATAGGAAGTCATCTAATAGAGGACAAATATTGTGAGATTTTACTTCCAGCTTCTCAGAGGAGAGCATTTAAAGGAGAATTTTTGAGTTGAGGCTAATAGGTAAATGAGTGTAACATTTAACTCCTTTGGCTACTTAGAGTTTATTACCACTCTTCTACATTAAATTTGAATCTTCTTATAAAAAACAATAACATCTCTATGTTTTTGCCAAACAAGATGCTCCTTCAAAgatagtctctctctctcccaaaaAGGAATGCAAATCCTAAACCTTCTGGACAACATTAGTTTCTCTTCTAGTTCAGGTTGCAATCTTTCTTGAATAATCTGTCACAATAAGAAGAGATTGtaaaattaatgctcaaaactttaaaaagaaaaaaaatagtatgtaattaaatgtatgaaaaatatACAATGCTAAATTAGTCTTTGTTTCTGTGATTGGGATCAGGAATTTAGATATACTGAAGATGGCTTATCTAAGTTCCATGATGTCCGGGGTTGCAGCTTAGATAATTCAAAAGTTGGGAGGGAGCTAGAAgaaggggtatatgtatacctatggctgattcacattgaagtttgacagaaaacagcaaaattctgcgaagtaattatccttcaataaaaaataaattaattttttttaaaagctcattaACTGGAAGCTGAAATCTTAACACCTTGAATTGCATTCCTGGAAGTTGAGGTTGTCTGTGAGCTGGGACCTCACCTGAGCTGCTGGCCATAAAACTCCACATCTGTCCTGTATGTGTGGGTTTTCAATGGACTAGTTTGGGCTTCTGTATAGTACAGAAGCTGTGAAAAACTATTACTAATTTTCACACTTTCTATGCTATGCTTTCTAAATAGTTAAATGTCCAGTGAAACCATTAGCAAATGCCATGTTTAGGAACAGTCCTACACATCTAGACATCTCGTTGTCTATACAAACTAGACAATCAAATCCATTGGCTGAGGTTTTGACTCCTGAGAAGAATTTCTTCACTGTTATCTTTTTGGGAATATTCATGTTTGAGGCTGTAATGCTACAACATTCCATGTTGAGTCAGTGCCAGATTTTATGGTAGAACTAAAGGCAAACAGATGCAATCATGTGTTTCCTCCTTGGCCAACTCACCATAAGATCACAGTTGTTGACTGAGGGACAATTTGGCAAGGGTTTCATGAACATTTCTTAAGTGTATGAGACATGTTCAAACCTAACCTCTTAGATTATTCATCATTCTCACTTGATGATGTGTTGCTGGCAATCACTGAGCTTCTTCGTGGGGGAAAATTTACCACTCTGTTtttcacttcaattcagttcagttcagctgctcagttgtgtctgactctttatgaccccatggagtgcagcacaccaggcttccctgtccaacaccatttcccagagattgctcaaactgatgcttatcaagtcggtgatgccattcaaccatctcatcctctgttgtccccttatcctgctgccttcaatctttcccagcatcagggtcttttccaatgagtcagatcttcacatcaggtagccaaagtattggagtttcagcttcaatgtctgtccttccaaagaatattcaggaatgatttcctttaagattgactgctttgatctccttgccatccaagggactctcaagagtcttctccaacaccacagttcaaaaatatcaattctttggcacacagctttctttatggttcaactctcacatccatacatgaccactggaaagcaaagctttgactaaatggacctttgttgacaaagtaatgtctgctttttaatatactgtctgggttggtcatagcttttctttcaatttcatggctgtagtcaccatctgcagttattttggagctcaaaaaaataaagcctctcactgtttctattgttttcccatctatttgccatgaagtgatgggaccggatgccatgatcatagttttttgaatgttgagttttaagccaactttttcactctcctctttcaatttcatcaagaggctttttagttactcttcactttctgccataagagtggtatcatttgcatatctgaggttattggtatttcttcccagcaatcttgattccagcttgtgtttcatccagcctggtttTTTGCATGATATTCtgtgcatggaagttaaataagcagggtgacaatatacagccttggcatactcctgtCCCtctgtggaaccagtctgttgtttcatgtccggttctaactgttgcttcttgacctgcatatacttttctcaggaggcaggtcaggtggtctggtattcccgtctctttcagaattttccagagtttgttgtgatccacacagtcaaaggctttggcatagtcaataaagcaaaagtagatgttttttgagaactctcttgctttttccagaagatgttggcaatttgatctctggctcctccgCCTtgtgtaaatccagcttgaacatctggaagctcatggttcatgtactgttaaaacctgacttggagaattttgagcattactttgctagcatgcgagatgagtgcaattgtgcagtagtttgaacattctttggcattgcctttctttgggattggaatgaaaactgaccttttccagtactgtggccactgttgagttttccacatttgctggcatattagttTTTCACTTGGGAAGGTCTATACTCTTTTGCCTCAGAGACCCTAATCCTTAGACATTAACATGAGTTTTTGTTCAAATTACTGAATCTGAAGCAGGAGGTACAGTTGAAGTCATCATCTAAGTAATTTATGAACATCCATTGTCAGTGTTCAAAGTATATCTATTCACAAGCTAAACAAGTAATTTGAAAAGCACTTGTAATAGCAATTAATGCTCCCtattgtttatgttttgtttttgttgttgctattttggTGACCTTAATATATGGATGTCTGTCAGAGATATGGTGTTATTTTAGCTACATGGTAATGATAGAGAAATTATATTCCATGGGCTTACATTTGGGCATAATAAGAATCATTCTGTCATCAAGAGTGTCTATTTTAGCTGTTCATTTAGGAACTGTGGAAACAAACATAGTGTGAA from Bos javanicus breed banteng chromosome 18, ARS-OSU_banteng_1.0, whole genome shotgun sequence harbors:
- the LOC133229835 gene encoding olfactory receptor 4P4-like, coding for MGNFLIMISIRWSLLIDQPMYFFLNYLSLSDLCYTSTVTPKLMIDLLAERKTISYSNFMTQLFILHFLGAIEIFILTGMAYDRYVAICKPLHYTIIMSRAKCKTIIIACCTGGLIPSASHGASFIFLPFCGPSEIDHYFCDVYPLLKLACMDIYRIGLLVVVNSGLIALVTFVILMTSYFLHTIRDYPAESCTKALSTCSFHITIVVLFFMPVLFIYIRPAETFPEDKVFTFFYTIIAPMFNPLIYLYIEKLGDKECCEESVVSSIAFL